A stretch of Brassica napus cultivar Da-Ae chromosome C6, Da-Ae, whole genome shotgun sequence DNA encodes these proteins:
- the LOC106425220 gene encoding nuclear pore complex protein NUP50A, whose product MGDSENAHQPSKKRGALKQLSRENPDDDDDIGSAELESGTFKKASDEVLATRRIVKIKRKEPSSAAPPAAASNPFAGIQLLPTAPASTGFGTNAPLAESKVAPAEAVVDDNQKAVDAEDGDEVDSKKKVDVTDEVSVKSKVKDVDDNECGKTSDAGVDQAVSGVSNAVEGAAQTEDPLEKESGGDQTDIKEKEGEGSVEAAKNGDDDNNNGSLSSFQQHSSSKNAFTGLAGTQSSGSSFSFGVVSQDGSSGPLFGFGLSNSNNTSSLFGASGSSIIKKSEGTGFPPKQEVSTETGEENEKVAFSADSIMFEYLDGGWRERGKGEVKVNVSSNGGKARLVMRAKGNYRLILNASLYPEMKLASMDKKGITFACVNSEGREGLSTFALKFKDPTIVDEFRVAVDKHKESKPVETAPPLKTPENSPTATDAA is encoded by the coding sequence ATGGGAGACTCAGAAAATGCTCACCAACCTTCCAAAAAGAGAGGTGCTTTGAAACAGCTGTCTCGCGAGAATccggatgatgatgatgatattggTTCAGCTGAACTTGAGAGTGGCACTTTCAAGAAGGCCAGTGATGAGGTGTTGGCGACCAGAAGAATTGTCAAAATCAAGCGCAAAGAGCCATCATCAGCTGCACCACCAGCCGCAGCATCCAACCCATTCGCCGGAATTCAATTGCTCCCTACTGCACCTGCTTCAACCGGTTTTGGAACAAATGCTCCTCTGGCTGAGTCTAAAGTGGCTCCTGCTGAAGCTGTAGTTGACGACAACCAAAAGGCAGTTGATGCTGAAGACGGCGATGAAGTTGACAGTAAGAAGAAGGTTGATGTCACAGATGAAGTCTCTGTAAAGTCTAAAGTAAAGGATGTTGATGATAATGAGTGTGGAAAGACATCTGATGCTGGTGTAGACCAGGCGGTCTCGGGTGTTAGCAACGCTGTGGAAGGAGCAGCACAAACTGAGGATCCTCTTGAGAAGGAATCAGGAGGTGATCAGActgatataaaagaaaaagaaggcgAAGGAAGCGTTGAAGCAGCTAAGAACGGTGATGATGATAATAATAACGGCTCTTTGAGTTCGTTCCAGCAGCATTCGAGTAGCAAAAACGCATTCACCGGACTTGCCGGCACACAGTCCTCTGGTTCTTCCTTCTCATTTGGTGTGGTGTCTCAGGATGGTAGTTCTGGACCTCTCTTCGGCTTTGGCCTCTCAAACAGCAACAACACTTCTTCCCTCTTCGGTGCATCTGGATCTTCCATTATCAAGAAGAGCGAAGGCACTGGGTTTCCTCCAAAGCAAGAGGTTTCCACAGAAACAGGGGAAGAGAACGAGAAAGTCGCCTTCTCAGCTGACTCGATCATGTTTGAATATCTTGATGGGGGATGGAGGGAGCGTGGCAAAGGAGAAGTCAAGGTCAACGTTTCAAGCAATGGCGGTAAAGCAAGGCTGGTTATGAGAGCTAAAGGAAACTACAGGTTGATCCTTAACGCGAGTCTCTACCCGGAGATGAAACTTGCAAGCATGGACAAGAAAGGAATCACGTTCGCTTGTGTGAATAGTGAAGGCCGAGAAGGTCTCTCTACGTTTGCACTCAAGTTCAAAGATCCAACAATCGTTGATGAGTTTCGCGTAGCTGTTGACAAACATAAAGAAAGTAAACCAGTAGAAACGGCTCCTCCGCTGAAGACACCTGAGAACTCTCCAACGGCTACAGATGCTGCCTGA
- the LOC125588371 gene encoding glycine-rich RNA-binding protein 10-like — translation MDLPDKDLDPDTLKLSGYPIRLRHSYQGDGGYRSRGGGGYGENGGHGECSGGRREGGYRCRSGCGGGGGGGGYAMTTKVVVKMVVIEGGGGKCKGGYCSGGGGGYLNGRDGG, via the exons atggatctgCCAGATAAGGATCTGGATCCGGACACCTTAAAATTAtccggatacccgatccgtctCAGGCATAGCTATCA AGGTGATGGTGGATACCGAAGTCGAGGAGGTGGTGGTTACGGAGAAAATGGTGGTCATGGAGAATGCAGTGGTGGTAGACGTGAAGGTGGATACCGTTGTAGAAGTGGttgcggtggtggtggtggtggtggtggatacGCAATGACAACGAAGGTAGTGGTTAAAATGGTGGTTATAGAAGGTGGTGGTGGAAAATGTAAAGGTGGATACTGcagtggaggtggtggtggataCCTTAACGGAAGAGATGGAG GATAA
- the LOC106406209 gene encoding beta-D-glucopyranosyl abscisate beta-glucosidase-like: MVKFERVPLLLGLVLVLTLVGAKASEPVCRQAEKFSRASFPEGFLWGTATAAFQVEGAVDEGCRGPSMWDTFTKKYPHRCQNHNADVAVDFYHRYKEDIKLMRDLNTDAFRLSIAWPRIFPHGRMSKGISKQGVQFYHDLIDELLKNKITPLVTVFHWDTPQDLEDEYGGFLSGNIVKDFTEYANFTFHEYGHKVKNWITFNEPWVFSRAGYDVGKKAPGRCSPYIQEWGKHCEDGRSGFEAYQVSHNLLLAHAYSVEAFRACKQCAGGKIGIAHSPAWFEPADLESVGAPIERVLDFILGWHLHPTTYGDYPQSMKDRIGHRLPKFTEAEKRILKNSADFVGMNYYTSLFGANMQTGDSKNPSWTTDSLVQWESKTVDGYKIGSKPAGGKLDVYSRGMRKLLKYIKDNYGDPEIMITENGYGEDLGDLHNDVATGTNDHNRKYYLQRHLLSLHEAICDDKVNVTGYYVWSLMDNFEWQDGYKARFGLYYIDFLNNLTRHQKVSGKWYADFLKPGFPTSKIVREEL, encoded by the exons ATGGTGAAGTTCGAGAGGGTTCCTTTACTGTTAGGGCTAGTTCTGGTTCTAACTTTGGTCGGAGCCAAAGCCAGTGAACCTGTCTGTCGTCAAGCTGAGAAGTTTAGCAGAGCTAGCTTTCCTGAAGGTTTCCTTTGGGGAACCGCAACCGCAGCGTTCCAG GTTGAAGGAGCTGTTGATGAGGGCTGCAGAGGTCCAAGCATGTGGGACACTTTCACTAAGAAATACCCAC ATAGATGCCAAAATCATAACGCTGATGTCGCTGTTGATTTCTATCATCGTTACaag GAAGATATCAAGTTGATGAGAGACCTCAACACTGATGCTTTTAGACTTTCTATTGCGTGGCCTAGAATTTTTCCGc ATGGAAGAATGTCAAAGGGAATCAGCAAACAAGGAGTCCAATTCTATCACGACCTCATCGATGAGCTTCTTAAAAACA AGATTACTCCACTGGTAACAGTCTTTCACTGGGATACTCCTCAAGACTTAGAAGATGAATACGGTGGTTTCTTGAGCGGTAACATTGT GAAAGATTTCACGGAATATGCAAACTTTACTTTCCACGAATACGGACACAAAGTGAAAAACTGGATCACATTCAATGAGCCATGGGTGTTTAGTCGTGCCGGTTACGACGTCGGAAAGAAAGCTCCGGGACGTTGTTCACCATACATTCAAGAATGGGGAAAGCATTGTGAAGATGGACGCTCAGGATTCGAAGCTTATCAAGTCAGCCACAACTTACTCTTGGCTCATGCTTATTCCGTTGAAGCCTTCAGAGCATGCAAACAG TGTGCTGGAGGTAAAATTGGAATTGCACACAGTCCAGCTTGGTTCGAACCAGCCGACCTTGAGAGTGTTGGAGCTCCCATTGAACGTGTGCTTGATTTCATCCTGGGAtg gCATTTGCATCCAACAACTTACGGAGACTATCCACAGTCGATGAAGGATCGCATTGGTCATAGATTGCCAAAGTTCACTGAAGCTGAAAAGAGAATCCTAAAGAACTCTGCAGATTTTGTTGGAATGAATTATTATACATCATTGTTTGGAGCTAATATGCAGACCGGTGATTCCAAGAACCCGAGTTGGACGACAGACTCTCTTGTTCAATGGGAAAGTAAGACTGTGGATGGATACAAGATTGGTAGCAAG CCTGCTGGTGGTAAACTGGATGTGTATTCAAGAGGAATGAGGAAGCTTTTGAAGTATATCAAGGACAACTATGGTGACCCAGAAATTATGATCACTGAGAATG GATATGGAGAGGATCTTGGAGACCTTCACAATGACGTTGCAACTGGAACAAATGATCACAACAGGAAATATTATCTTCAGAGGCATCTCTTGAGTTTGCACGAAGCCATTtg cgACGACAAGGTGAACGTTACGGGATACTACGTGTGGTCTTTGATGGACAACTTTGAGTGGCAAGATGGTTACAAGGCTAGGTTCGGGCTTTACTACATCGATTTCCTAAACAATTTGACCCGTCACCAGAAAGTTTCAGGCAAATGGTATGCTGATTTTCTTAAGCCGGGATTTCCAACTTCCAAGATAGTGAGGGAAGAACTCTAA